From a region of the Odoribacter splanchnicus DSM 20712 genome:
- a CDS encoding leucine-rich repeat domain-containing protein produces MENLPLIFKRYTSENGGKELLGAVELRLELPGETDVRLGITAITFLVDWGDGESDHSAAHHYEQAGYYRVRVVGTAISQLDVSKCHLTELKLDKCPLLENLNCAYNRLITLELVCCPKLKLLNCSGNRLSVLRSRCNRGLVYLDCSDNVLQSLELDACPDLLYLFCFSNRLHSLYLGGCDDLVCVDIGGNGFEAEALNQLFSSLPAFTEGREATIRFEQPNGSERKCRMELLHAKGWKVV; encoded by the coding sequence ATGGAAAATCTTCCTCTTATTTTTAAACGGTATACTTCCGAAAACGGAGGTAAGGAATTATTGGGGGCGGTGGAGTTGAGGCTCGAATTGCCCGGAGAGACGGATGTTCGGTTGGGGATAACGGCTATTACTTTTTTGGTGGACTGGGGTGACGGTGAATCCGATCATTCGGCAGCGCATCATTATGAACAGGCCGGATACTATCGGGTGCGGGTGGTGGGTACAGCTATCAGTCAGTTGGATGTATCCAAATGCCATCTAACCGAGTTGAAGCTGGATAAGTGTCCCTTGCTGGAAAATCTGAACTGTGCTTATAATCGGTTGATCACGCTCGAATTGGTTTGTTGTCCGAAGCTGAAGCTTTTGAATTGTTCCGGGAATCGGTTATCGGTGCTGCGTTCAAGATGTAACCGGGGACTGGTGTATCTGGACTGTAGCGACAATGTTTTGCAAAGTCTGGAGTTGGATGCTTGTCCGGATCTGCTGTACTTATTTTGTTTTTCGAATCGGCTGCATTCCTTGTACCTGGGTGGGTGCGACGACCTGGTCTGTGTAGATATCGGTGGTAATGGTTTCGAGGCAGAGGCGTTGAATCAGCTTTTTAGTTCTTTACCTGCTTTTACCGAAGGAAGAGAAGCCACTATCCGGTTCGAACAGCCCAATGGAAGTGAACGGAAGTGCCGGATGGAACTTCTGCACGCTAAAGGCTGGAAAGTGGTCTGA
- the mgtE gene encoding magnesium transporter yields the protein MQQFELTHEFLSQLEELIDAGNKTEVSKQIAGLHPADIAEILEELNNERAQFVFLLLDNEKAGDVLAEIDEEERVHFIESFPAETIARRFIDNMDSDDAADLVASMPNEQQHEVLSHMEDLEQAGDIVDLLHYDEDTAGGLMAKELVMVNENWTVLTCLREVSRQAENLDEIYNIYVVDDDNKLKGRLSLKKIITAPTSAKISNLYYPDIISVKTDEPAESVALIMQKYDLVAIPVIDQVGRLVGRITIDDVVDFIREEADKDYQMMSGISQDVESSDSIWAQTKARLPWLIIALFGGMVSAWMISRYEAEIALFPVTAMFIPVITAMGGNVGIQSSAIVVKGLASNSLSLKHGFQNIVKEIGGALINATICSSIIFLLTLCFGMQTLAMPITVTLSLFVVILFASIFGTAFPLLLNRMKIDPALATGPFITLTNDIIGLNIYLITGRLILTGLG from the coding sequence ATGCAACAATTTGAATTAACCCACGAATTTCTGAGTCAGTTGGAAGAACTGATCGATGCCGGCAACAAGACCGAGGTCAGCAAACAAATTGCCGGGCTTCACCCCGCAGATATAGCAGAAATCCTGGAGGAGCTGAATAATGAAAGGGCACAATTCGTATTCTTGTTGCTGGATAACGAAAAAGCAGGAGACGTACTGGCAGAAATCGACGAAGAGGAAAGAGTACATTTTATCGAATCTTTTCCGGCAGAAACTATCGCCCGTCGCTTTATCGACAATATGGACTCGGATGATGCCGCCGATCTGGTAGCGAGCATGCCTAACGAACAGCAACACGAAGTGTTGTCGCATATGGAGGACCTCGAACAGGCAGGAGATATTGTCGATTTATTGCATTATGACGAGGATACGGCCGGAGGGTTAATGGCCAAAGAGCTGGTGATGGTAAATGAAAACTGGACCGTCCTGACCTGTCTGCGGGAAGTCAGCCGTCAAGCTGAAAATCTGGATGAAATATACAATATATATGTAGTCGACGACGACAACAAGCTAAAAGGACGTTTATCCCTGAAAAAAATCATTACCGCCCCTACCTCGGCAAAAATCAGTAATCTTTACTATCCTGACATTATCTCGGTCAAAACCGACGAACCCGCGGAATCAGTGGCTTTGATTATGCAAAAATACGACCTGGTCGCCATCCCGGTAATCGATCAGGTAGGCCGCTTAGTCGGACGAATCACCATCGACGACGTAGTCGACTTTATCCGTGAAGAGGCAGACAAGGATTACCAGATGATGTCCGGTATCTCGCAGGATGTAGAATCTTCGGATAGCATCTGGGCACAGACCAAAGCCCGGCTCCCCTGGCTGATCATCGCCCTGTTCGGAGGAATGGTATCGGCCTGGATGATTTCCCGCTACGAGGCGGAAATCGCTTTATTTCCGGTTACAGCGATGTTTATTCCGGTCATCACTGCCATGGGAGGGAATGTCGGTATACAGTCGTCTGCCATCGTCGTAAAAGGCTTGGCTTCCAATTCATTGAGCCTGAAACATGGCTTTCAGAATATCGTAAAAGAAATCGGAGGAGCTCTGATCAATGCCACGATTTGTTCCTCTATCATATTCTTGCTGACTTTGTGTTTCGGGATGCAAACTCTGGCCATGCCCATCACGGTAACGCTATCGCTTTTTGTCGTTATCCTCTTCGCATCTATTTTCGGTACGGCCTTCCCGCTTTTATTAAACCGGATGAAAATCGATCCGGCCTTAGCGACAGGTCCGTTTATTACTCTGACCAACGATATCATCGGTCTGAACATTTATCTGATCACCGGCCGCCTGATTTTAACCGGACTCGGATAG
- a CDS encoding DUF3276 family protein, with translation MEEYGKNEGFDMNEDREEVYSKAVKAGKRTYFFDVKATRNNDYYLTITESKKKFDKDGVSSYEKHKIFLYKEDFEKFAEGLEDAVAVVKSALEGKLPETN, from the coding sequence ATGGAAGAATACGGAAAAAATGAGGGATTTGACATGAATGAAGACCGGGAAGAGGTTTATTCAAAGGCAGTGAAAGCCGGCAAAAGAACTTATTTCTTTGATGTAAAGGCTACACGTAACAATGACTACTACCTGACCATTACAGAGAGTAAAAAGAAATTCGATAAAGATGGTGTTTCAAGCTATGAGAAACATAAAATTTTCTTGTACAAGGAAGATTTCGAGAAGTTCGCCGAAGGATTGGAAGATGCTGTTGCTGTCGTAAAATCTGCTTTAGAAGGGAAATTACCTGAAACTAATTAA
- a CDS encoding 5'-methylthioadenosine/adenosylhomocysteine nucleosidase, which produces MKIGIIVAMGGEFRLVEALLSGKKEQEIRGYRYVTGQLGEKEIVLTQCGIGKVCAAVGTVEMIRYFSPDYILNTGVAGGIDARLRVMDMVVGKEVVYHDVWCGTGNEMGQVQGMPARYKADSKLLSAALSVTSDIALCEGLICSGDRFITDRVALEGIKENFPEGLAVDMESGAIAQVCHMYATPFLSCRIISDTPGQVENHALQYQDFWTAAPEKSFEILKQLVNQITE; this is translated from the coding sequence ATGAAAATAGGAATTATAGTGGCCATGGGGGGGGAATTCCGCTTGGTGGAAGCTTTGTTGAGCGGGAAAAAAGAACAGGAAATACGGGGGTACCGCTATGTGACCGGACAGTTGGGGGAGAAGGAAATCGTCTTGACACAATGTGGTATCGGTAAGGTATGTGCAGCTGTCGGGACTGTCGAGATGATCCGGTATTTTTCGCCCGATTATATACTGAATACCGGAGTAGCCGGAGGGATTGATGCCCGGCTGAGGGTGATGGATATGGTCGTGGGGAAAGAAGTGGTATACCACGATGTGTGGTGTGGGACAGGTAACGAAATGGGACAGGTACAAGGTATGCCTGCGCGTTACAAGGCGGACAGCAAGTTATTGAGTGCGGCATTGTCGGTTACAAGTGATATTGCGTTATGTGAAGGACTGATTTGTAGTGGGGATCGGTTTATTACCGACCGGGTAGCTTTGGAAGGTATAAAAGAGAATTTCCCGGAGGGATTGGCCGTCGATATGGAAAGCGGAGCGATCGCACAGGTGTGTCATATGTATGCGACACCTTTTTTGAGCTGCCGGATAATCAGCGATACGCCCGGGCAAGTAGAAAATCATGCTTTGCAATATCAGGATTTCTGGACAGCTGCGCCTGAAAAATCTTTTGAAATCCTGAAGCAGCTGGTGAATCAGATTACTGAATAA
- the menA gene encoding 1,4-dihydroxy-2-naphthoate octaprenyltransferase, whose translation MSKIKYYIASFRLRTLPLSLSGIFLGTLLAASEGYFNWAPFLLAVVTTLCLQILSNLANELGDLQKGTDNEERLGPIRSIQSGALSLKEFKRTILLFVLLSVLSGTALVSTAFESLLSTDGLIMLMLGAASIVAAIKYTVGKNAYGYHGLGDVFVFLFFGLLSVCGAYFLMTHRLSISIFLPATAVGLLSTGVLNLNNMRDIENDRLCGKRTLPVILGISKAKVYHFCLIIGAFVAMSSYMGLCGFRPFHFIFWFTLPLFLIHLKKVVQAEGRGLDPQLKVLSLSTLLFTLLAGWGAFHF comes from the coding sequence ATGTCTAAAATAAAATATTATATCGCCAGTTTTCGATTGAGGACTTTACCTCTTTCTTTATCCGGAATCTTTTTAGGAACTCTTTTAGCTGCCTCGGAAGGTTATTTCAACTGGGCTCCTTTTCTATTAGCAGTAGTGACCACCCTTTGTCTTCAAATTTTATCCAACCTGGCCAACGAATTAGGTGACCTACAAAAAGGTACGGATAATGAGGAGCGTTTGGGCCCCATCCGGAGCATTCAGTCGGGAGCCCTGTCCCTGAAAGAATTTAAACGAACGATTTTACTTTTCGTCCTGCTATCCGTTTTATCCGGGACTGCTCTGGTCTCCACCGCTTTTGAAAGTTTGCTGAGCACAGACGGACTGATTATGCTGATGCTGGGAGCCGCTTCGATCGTTGCCGCCATCAAATACACGGTCGGCAAAAATGCTTACGGCTATCATGGTCTGGGAGATGTCTTTGTCTTTTTATTTTTCGGATTACTCAGTGTCTGCGGGGCCTATTTTCTAATGACTCATCGGTTATCGATCAGTATCTTTCTACCTGCCACTGCTGTCGGTCTGTTATCGACAGGTGTATTGAACCTGAATAATATGCGCGATATCGAAAACGACCGGCTTTGTGGTAAACGTACTTTACCGGTGATACTGGGGATCTCCAAAGCCAAAGTATATCATTTCTGCCTGATCATCGGAGCATTCGTTGCAATGAGTAGCTATATGGGCTTATGCGGATTCAGGCCTTTTCATTTTATCTTTTGGTTCACCCTCCCTCTCTTTCTGATCCATTTGAAAAAAGTAGTCCAAGCGGAAGGTCGCGGGTTGGACCCGCAATTGAAAGTATTATCCCTTTCTACTCTGCTGTTTACACTTTTGGCCGGTTGGGGAGCTTTCCATTTTTGA
- a CDS encoding arginine deiminase, with protein MNPIVEVNVQSEIGKLNGVIIHTPGEEVENMTPENAERALYSDIINLSIARKEYKQISGVLSKLTKTYEVKDLLCNILKDDKIKQEVLDRIERIEPFIGEKSPKGSLKEQLLEENAENLSRLLIEGVEMVKDNLTKFLSKDWFALRPMHNFFFTRDASMSMYNEVLIGRMANSIRDRESVIMQSIFDFTPEFKTQTLTIPPISGSTQRVRTIEGGDVLIARDDILVIGNGARTSTQAIDMLINEFIRRKSEKAQHIIVQQLPHTPESFIHLDMVFTLLDQDKCMAFEPLILNPGSYQTVHIKIQNGKLQSIRSEKNLLSALKKLGMDLEPVLCGGSDDWNQEREQWHSGANFFAVGPGQVLGYARNNYTMEAMNHAGFEIIRANDFIDGKVNPGAYEKYVITIDGSELPRGGGGARCMTMPINRTNL; from the coding sequence ATGAATCCAATCGTTGAAGTAAACGTTCAGTCAGAAATCGGGAAATTAAACGGAGTCATCATCCATACTCCCGGCGAAGAAGTAGAAAACATGACCCCCGAAAATGCTGAAAGAGCTTTATACAGTGATATTATCAATCTTTCGATTGCCCGGAAAGAATACAAACAAATTTCGGGAGTTTTATCCAAACTGACGAAGACTTATGAAGTCAAAGACCTGTTGTGTAATATTCTGAAAGACGATAAGATCAAACAGGAAGTGCTCGACCGGATCGAGCGGATCGAACCGTTTATCGGTGAAAAATCTCCGAAAGGCAGCCTGAAAGAACAATTACTGGAAGAAAATGCAGAAAATCTTTCCCGCCTATTGATCGAAGGAGTAGAAATGGTCAAGGACAATCTGACGAAGTTTTTGAGTAAAGACTGGTTTGCATTACGTCCCATGCACAATTTCTTTTTCACCCGTGATGCTTCTATGAGTATGTACAACGAAGTGTTGATCGGTCGTATGGCCAATTCCATTCGTGACCGGGAATCGGTGATCATGCAGTCTATTTTCGATTTTACACCCGAATTTAAAACTCAAACGCTGACTATTCCTCCCATTTCCGGTAGTACTCAAAGAGTACGTACCATAGAAGGTGGTGACGTTTTGATTGCCCGCGACGATATTTTAGTTATCGGAAACGGCGCCCGTACCAGCACCCAGGCGATCGATATGCTGATCAACGAGTTTATTCGCCGGAAAAGTGAAAAAGCACAACATATTATTGTGCAGCAACTGCCTCATACACCGGAATCCTTCATCCATCTGGATATGGTATTTACCTTATTAGATCAGGATAAATGTATGGCTTTCGAACCGCTGATTCTGAATCCGGGAAGCTATCAAACCGTCCACATCAAGATCCAGAATGGAAAACTCCAGAGTATCCGCAGTGAAAAGAACTTACTCTCTGCCCTGAAAAAACTGGGTATGGATCTGGAGCCCGTACTTTGTGGTGGTAGCGACGACTGGAATCAGGAACGCGAACAATGGCATAGCGGAGCCAATTTCTTCGCCGTCGGTCCTGGTCAGGTCCTGGGATACGCCCGCAACAATTACACGATGGAAGCCATGAATCATGCAGGATTCGAAATCATCCGGGCCAATGACTTCATCGACGGCAAAGTCAATCCGGGTGCTTACGAAAAATATGTAATTACCATCGACGGCTCCGAACTTCCCCGCGGTGGCGGTGGCGCCCGTTGTATGACCATGCCGATCAACCGGACAAACCTATAA
- a CDS encoding S-ribosylhomocysteine lyase — protein MKKIPSFSIDHIHLLRGIYVSRKDYLGDQVVTTFDIRMKEPNREPALGYGELHTIEHLAATYLRNHPVWGERIVFWGPMGCCTGNYFLMKGDLQAKDIVELMRETFRFIRDFEGEVPGAAPRDCGNYLLHNLPMAKYEADKYLREVLEVIEEKNMVYPE, from the coding sequence ATGAAAAAAATACCGAGCTTTTCAATCGATCATATTCATTTGTTGAGGGGAATATATGTCTCCCGTAAGGATTATTTGGGGGATCAGGTGGTGACGACTTTCGATATCCGGATGAAAGAACCGAATCGTGAACCTGCCTTAGGGTACGGTGAATTGCATACGATAGAACATTTAGCGGCTACTTATCTGAGGAATCATCCGGTATGGGGAGAACGGATCGTTTTCTGGGGCCCGATGGGTTGCTGTACGGGAAATTATTTCCTGATGAAAGGAGATTTGCAGGCGAAAGATATTGTGGAACTGATGCGGGAAACATTTCGGTTTATCCGTGACTTCGAGGGGGAAGTTCCGGGAGCCGCTCCCCGGGATTGCGGGAATTATTTGCTGCATAATTTGCCTATGGCTAAATATGAAGCCGATAAATATTTAAGAGAGGTATTGGAGGTCATAGAAGAAAAAAATATGGTGTATCCTGAATAA
- the rsmA gene encoding 16S rRNA (adenine(1518)-N(6)/adenine(1519)-N(6))-dimethyltransferase RsmA has protein sequence MSIVRAKKSLGQHFLRDQNIARKITDSLLPVTRDILEIGPGMGVLTRHLFANPAFSVRAIDIDQESIDYLHQELPEYQDRILYGDFLKTDIRQYYQEPFSVIGNLPYNISSQIFFRIIENRHLVRQVVCMIQKEVAERIAASPGSKTYGILSVFLQAFYHIEYLFTVGEKVFDPPPKVKSAVIRLTRNERVELGCEEKLFFNVVKTGFNQRRKTLRNSIRGIIPPGFDSPYLNLRPEQLGITDFLQLCQDIEKNRNIGDKA, from the coding sequence ATGAGTATTGTCAGAGCTAAAAAAAGTCTGGGACAGCATTTTCTGCGTGACCAGAATATTGCACGGAAAATTACGGATAGTTTACTTCCTGTCACCCGGGATATACTGGAAATCGGTCCGGGGATGGGTGTACTTACCCGCCATCTTTTCGCCAATCCGGCATTTTCGGTCCGGGCCATCGATATCGATCAGGAATCGATCGATTATCTGCATCAGGAATTACCGGAATATCAGGACCGGATTCTATACGGAGATTTTCTGAAAACAGATATCCGCCAATATTATCAGGAACCTTTCTCTGTGATCGGCAATCTACCTTACAATATCTCATCGCAAATTTTCTTCCGGATCATTGAAAACCGGCATTTGGTCCGTCAGGTGGTCTGTATGATACAAAAAGAAGTGGCCGAACGGATTGCAGCCTCTCCGGGTAGCAAAACATATGGTATTTTAAGTGTCTTTCTTCAAGCATTCTATCACATCGAATATCTATTCACCGTAGGGGAGAAGGTTTTCGATCCGCCTCCTAAAGTCAAATCGGCAGTCATCCGGTTGACCCGGAACGAACGCGTGGAACTGGGATGTGAAGAGAAACTATTCTTCAATGTCGTAAAAACAGGGTTCAATCAACGCCGGAAGACACTCAGGAATTCAATCCGCGGGATCATTCCTCCGGGATTCGACTCTCCCTATCTGAATTTACGGCCTGAACAGCTCGGTATTACCGACTTCCTCCAGCTCTGCCAGGATATCGAGAAAAACAGGAACATTGGCGATAAAGCATAA
- a CDS encoding MBL fold metallo-hydrolase, giving the protein MEIKIFVNNPWQENTVVLYDRTGEAVIIDCGCFSGEEERRLQDFLSQKKLKPVALLDTHLHIDHIFGNNFIKNTYGLSAQASDEDNFLIENAVEYAAMLGVTGITPPPAVGKFLKDGDRVRFGESELEVIAVGGHSPGGLCYYSSADRLLIAGDVLFAGSVGRSDLPGGNARVLIEGIRRKLLCLPDEVKVIPGHGPATTIGEEKRYNPFLN; this is encoded by the coding sequence ATGGAAATAAAGATTTTTGTAAATAATCCGTGGCAGGAGAATACGGTGGTTTTATATGACCGGACGGGGGAAGCCGTGATCATCGATTGCGGATGTTTTAGCGGTGAGGAAGAACGAAGATTGCAGGATTTTCTGTCGCAAAAGAAGTTGAAACCCGTGGCTTTGTTGGATACTCATTTGCATATCGATCATATCTTCGGGAATAATTTTATAAAAAATACGTATGGGCTGAGTGCTCAGGCCTCGGATGAAGATAATTTTTTAATCGAGAACGCTGTGGAGTATGCCGCTATGCTCGGAGTTACGGGGATTACGCCGCCGCCTGCCGTAGGGAAGTTTTTGAAAGACGGTGATCGGGTTCGTTTCGGAGAGTCGGAATTGGAAGTGATTGCTGTAGGCGGGCATTCGCCGGGAGGACTTTGTTATTATAGTTCTGCCGATCGATTATTGATTGCCGGAGATGTGTTATTTGCCGGAAGTGTCGGCCGTTCGGATTTGCCTGGAGGAAATGCGCGGGTACTGATAGAAGGCATTCGTAGAAAGTTATTGTGCTTACCCGATGAAGTAAAAGTGATTCCGGGACATGGGCCGGCAACTACCATCGGAGAGGAAAAAAGATACAATCCCTTTTTAAATTAA
- the sov gene encoding T9SS outer membrane translocon Sov/SprA yields MNRITAKLADVATISFAGSRMTPGFGSIEQHAAEIEREDFRSIDFSTSVEFGKFFPERWRLRIPMYYAYSRQSTLPEYDPLDSDIPLEVALDNAANRHLRDSIKRNAEDYVMRKSLNFTNVGIESKDGKSHFFDWSNLSLTYSYNKSFARNVNLERDLEKNYRGLISYIYNGMPPIVEPFKKSKSKTLNSKYLRLIKDFNFYYMPSMFSITSDITRNYREVKSKNLDNPNLLIEPTYDKDFMWTRDYAFKFNLTRNLVVDFHATTQARIDEPEGIVDRQRDPERYQQWKDTVWNNILDGGRPVNYNHDFSVQYTVPVNKLPFLDWTSLQLGYSTRYDWQAAAVTADSTNLGNVIRNASALQMNGDLSLTSLYNKSKFLREMIRPPRKQRGKNVKFETGMDKVQKGKPVVVRHRLKTGDIQARLTAADGKNIKLGYESVGRNKIRINSSETLEGGKLLVTGTETPHAGVGNAVARFFVGILTGFKTLSVGYSEDKGTTLPGFLPEARWLGQQSYNGSSAPGFKFLFGGQDENFGLKAAGKGWITTDSTQNNPFLMNASRTVYVRALFEPIKKLRVNLTSNWRVVYTGLIDFAFMKKVFKSISVNHNYICKYNIGSFASNLKYAEDARDLQDNWMSLFDVNLVSINEQFNPLISMDMVWANNLTTHWDINRRRDVSLRLVNAQLSETSGNEIVLGLGYRFGNLPIFLKSKQLNNDINVQFDFSIRKNNTIIRRITENVDQLTAGEKVMSIKVSADYTFNNRLNLRLFYDRKVDTPYLSLSYPTTNTNFGLSIRYTLMQ; encoded by the coding sequence ATGAATCGGATTACGGCAAAATTAGCCGATGTGGCGACGATCAGTTTTGCCGGTAGCCGGATGACTCCCGGGTTTGGCAGTATCGAGCAGCATGCTGCTGAGATCGAAAGGGAGGATTTCCGTTCGATCGATTTTTCTACCAGTGTCGAATTCGGTAAGTTCTTTCCGGAAAGGTGGCGGTTGAGGATTCCGATGTATTATGCTTATTCGCGACAATCGACTTTACCGGAATACGATCCCCTCGATTCGGATATCCCTTTGGAGGTAGCCCTGGATAATGCAGCGAACCGGCATTTGCGCGATTCGATCAAACGTAATGCGGAAGATTATGTGATGCGCAAAAGCCTTAATTTTACGAACGTAGGGATAGAAAGTAAAGACGGTAAATCGCATTTTTTCGATTGGTCGAATCTGTCTCTGACTTATTCTTATAATAAATCCTTTGCCCGTAATGTCAACCTGGAAAGAGACCTGGAAAAAAATTACCGGGGACTGATCAGTTATATCTACAACGGGATGCCTCCAATAGTGGAGCCTTTCAAAAAATCGAAATCCAAGACATTGAATTCGAAATATTTGCGGTTGATCAAAGACTTTAATTTTTATTATATGCCTTCGATGTTTTCGATTACTTCGGATATTACCCGGAATTACCGGGAGGTGAAATCGAAGAATCTGGATAATCCGAATTTATTGATCGAACCTACTTATGATAAGGATTTTATGTGGACCCGGGATTATGCCTTTAAATTTAATCTGACCCGGAATCTGGTGGTCGATTTTCATGCGACGACACAGGCACGTATCGATGAGCCGGAGGGGATCGTCGACCGGCAGAGGGACCCCGAACGTTATCAGCAATGGAAAGATACCGTATGGAACAATATCCTCGACGGTGGGCGTCCGGTAAATTATAATCATGACTTTTCGGTCCAATATACCGTACCGGTCAATAAGTTACCATTTTTGGACTGGACCTCTTTGCAGCTAGGCTATTCGACCCGATACGATTGGCAGGCAGCTGCGGTGACAGCCGATTCGACGAATCTGGGGAATGTGATCCGGAATGCGAGTGCTTTGCAGATGAACGGAGATTTATCGTTGACATCACTTTACAATAAGTCTAAGTTTTTGAGAGAAATGATACGGCCGCCCCGGAAACAGCGAGGGAAGAACGTGAAGTTCGAAACCGGAATGGATAAAGTACAAAAAGGAAAACCGGTCGTTGTACGGCATCGGTTGAAGACCGGCGATATACAAGCCCGCCTGACGGCTGCCGATGGAAAAAATATCAAATTGGGATATGAGTCGGTCGGTAGGAACAAGATCCGGATCAATTCTTCCGAGACTCTGGAAGGAGGTAAGTTGCTCGTGACCGGAACGGAAACTCCGCATGCCGGGGTGGGAAATGCGGTTGCCCGTTTTTTTGTAGGGATATTGACCGGATTCAAGACGCTGAGTGTCGGGTATTCGGAAGATAAAGGGACGACATTACCCGGTTTCCTGCCGGAAGCCCGCTGGCTCGGACAACAGAGCTATAACGGAAGTTCCGCTCCCGGGTTTAAGTTCCTGTTCGGCGGTCAGGATGAGAATTTCGGGTTGAAGGCGGCCGGGAAAGGATGGATAACCACCGATTCGACCCAAAATAATCCTTTCCTGATGAATGCTTCCCGTACGGTTTATGTGAGGGCTTTGTTCGAGCCGATAAAGAAATTGCGGGTTAACCTGACTTCGAATTGGAGGGTGGTGTATACCGGTTTGATCGATTTCGCCTTTATGAAAAAAGTATTCAAATCGATCAGTGTCAACCACAATTATATCTGTAAATACAATATCGGCTCGTTTGCCTCTAATCTGAAATATGCCGAAGATGCCCGGGATCTGCAAGACAATTGGATGTCACTGTTCGATGTGAATCTGGTTTCGATCAACGAACAATTCAATCCTCTGATCAGCATGGATATGGTGTGGGCCAACAATCTGACCACCCATTGGGATATCAACCGTCGCCGGGATGTGAGCCTGAGACTGGTAAACGCTCAGTTGTCGGAAACCTCTGGCAACGAGATCGTTTTGGGACTGGGATACCGGTTTGGAAATCTTCCTATCTTCCTAAAAAGTAAGCAGTTGAACAACGATATCAATGTACAGTTCGATTTCAGTATCCGGAAAAACAATACCATCATCCGAAGAATAACCGAAAATGTAGATCAGTTGACGGCAGGGGAAAAAGTGATGTCTATCAAAGTATCCGCGGACTATACGTTTAATAACCGGTTGAATTTAAGGCTATTTTACGACCGGAAAGTCGATACTCCTTATCTCTCTCTTTCCTATCCTACCACCAATACCAATTTCGGTTTGAGTATCCGGTATACATTGATGCAGTAG
- the ubiE gene encoding bifunctional demethylmenaquinone methyltransferase/2-methoxy-6-polyprenyl-1,4-benzoquinol methylase UbiE, whose amino-acid sequence MAKKEVVQDIFNDIAPKYDLLNHLLSMNIDKGWRRKAMSCIGEQEKGCLLDVACGTGDFSIAAHRAGVKQVTGIDISENMVEIGKKKVGDLHLADAIELKTGDCEHMEFATGMFDVVTVAFGVRNFEHLELGLQEMYRVLKTGGKVIILEFSMPEHFPMKQLYRFYFCHILPTIGGWISGNKGAYTYLPESVMKFPQGETFLQIMRDCGFQHPVRRKLSFGIASLYVGEK is encoded by the coding sequence ATGGCTAAGAAAGAAGTAGTTCAAGATATTTTTAATGATATCGCCCCGAAATACGATTTGCTGAATCATCTGTTGTCGATGAATATCGACAAGGGGTGGAGACGGAAAGCGATGAGCTGCATCGGAGAACAGGAGAAGGGATGCTTATTGGATGTTGCCTGTGGTACAGGTGATTTTTCTATTGCAGCGCACCGGGCCGGAGTGAAGCAAGTGACGGGAATAGATATCTCGGAAAATATGGTGGAGATCGGAAAGAAAAAGGTCGGCGATCTGCATCTTGCTGATGCCATTGAGTTGAAGACCGGGGATTGCGAACATATGGAGTTTGCAACCGGGATGTTCGATGTGGTGACGGTGGCTTTCGGTGTGCGTAATTTCGAGCATCTGGAGTTGGGATTACAGGAAATGTACAGGGTATTGAAAACGGGGGGGAAAGTGATTATTCTCGAGTTCTCTATGCCGGAGCATTTTCCGATGAAACAGTTGTACCGCTTTTATTTTTGTCATATTCTTCCGACGATCGGGGGATGGATTTCAGGGAATAAAGGAGCCTATACTTATCTGCCCGAATCGGTAATGAAATTTCCTCAGGGCGAAACATTCCTGCAAATTATGCGGGACTGTGGTTTTCAGCATCCGGTCCGGCGGAAACTGAGCTTCGGTATCGCCAGCTTGTATGTCGGAGAAAAATGA